A single region of the Streptomyces sp. NBC_00425 genome encodes:
- a CDS encoding DUF5819 family protein produces MAESSPVKGAVPAPRAELRGSAPVRGTEAAGDQAPGLDADADVHAGPDADTARRPDADPASHPDADPAYCPGPGVGPDGDPGPDPGPGPASTTAPRHLPPRTGVAALSPRYQVGAALALAVVAVAVCVHVGIVFLHVAPSNTVTKAHGKAIDDWIYPEFEQNWKLFAPNPLQQNIAVQVRAQIRGADGGSRTTGWYDLSAQDGREIDGNLVPSHTQQNELRRAWDFFTATHDGSARPVGLRGALAETYLRRVVVMRLERGAVHGGEAVERVQVRSRTTNVPPPKWSTDKVSTSPVYRVLSWWSVPDGATEGGTR; encoded by the coding sequence GTGGCGGAGTCGTCGCCGGTCAAAGGCGCAGTGCCCGCGCCGCGCGCCGAACTCCGGGGCTCCGCGCCCGTCCGGGGTACGGAAGCAGCCGGCGACCAGGCCCCCGGCCTCGACGCCGACGCCGACGTCCACGCCGGGCCGGATGCCGACACTGCCCGCCGCCCGGACGCCGACCCGGCCTCCCACCCGGATGCCGACCCCGCGTACTGCCCCGGCCCCGGCGTCGGCCCGGATGGCGACCCCGGTCCGGACCCCGGCCCCGGCCCCGCTTCCACGACAGCGCCCCGTCACCTCCCGCCCCGTACCGGTGTGGCCGCGCTTTCGCCGCGTTACCAGGTCGGGGCCGCGCTGGCGCTGGCCGTCGTCGCGGTCGCCGTGTGCGTGCACGTCGGGATCGTGTTCCTGCACGTCGCGCCGTCCAACACCGTCACGAAGGCGCACGGCAAGGCGATCGACGACTGGATCTACCCGGAGTTCGAACAGAACTGGAAGCTGTTCGCGCCGAACCCGCTGCAGCAGAACATCGCCGTCCAGGTCCGCGCCCAGATCCGCGGCGCGGACGGCGGGTCGCGGACCACCGGCTGGTACGACCTGTCCGCGCAGGACGGCCGCGAGATCGACGGCAACCTGGTGCCGAGCCACACCCAGCAGAACGAGTTGCGCCGTGCCTGGGACTTCTTCACCGCCACGCACGACGGCTCCGCCCGGCCCGTCGGCCTGCGCGGCGCCCTCGCCGAGACGTATCTGCGCCGGGTCGTGGTGATGCGTCTGGAGCGCGGCGCGGTCCACGGGGGCGAAGCCGTGGAGCGGGTCCAGGTCCGCTCGCGGACCACCAACGTGCCCCCGCCGAAGTGGAGCACCGACAAGGTGTCGACGAGCCCGGTGTACCGCGTACTGTCCTGGTGGTCCGTGCCGGACGGCGCGA
- the paaA gene encoding 1,2-phenylacetyl-CoA epoxidase subunit PaaA: MATAAAHQTARTEEDAPRHDGGPADEAAHEAYQRLFDATVAADERIEPRDWMPDAYRATLVRQIAQHAHSEIIGMQPEANWITRAPSLRRKAILMAKVQDEAGHGLYLYSAAETLGASRDDLLDKLHTGRQKYSSIFNYPTLTWADVGAIGWLVDGAAITNQVPLCRCSYGPYARAMVRVCKEESFHQRQGYELLLALSQGTEAQHAMAQDAVDRWWWPSLMMFGPPDDESAHSAQSTAWKIKRHSNDELRRRFVDICVPQAESLGLTLPDPDLKWNEERGHHDFGPIDWTEFKEVLKGNGPCNEQRITQRRRAHDEGAWVREAAAAHAAKRLPRTTEAEQA; encoded by the coding sequence ATGGCGACAGCAGCCGCCCACCAGACGGCCCGCACGGAGGAAGACGCCCCGCGCCACGACGGCGGGCCGGCCGACGAGGCGGCGCACGAGGCGTACCAGCGCCTCTTCGACGCCACCGTGGCCGCGGACGAACGCATCGAGCCACGCGACTGGATGCCCGACGCCTACCGGGCGACGCTGGTACGCCAGATCGCGCAGCACGCCCACTCCGAGATCATCGGCATGCAGCCGGAGGCCAACTGGATCACCCGCGCCCCCTCCCTGCGCCGCAAGGCCATCCTCATGGCGAAGGTCCAGGACGAAGCGGGCCACGGGCTCTACCTCTACAGTGCGGCCGAAACCCTCGGCGCCAGCCGCGACGACCTCCTCGACAAACTGCACACCGGTCGCCAGAAGTACTCCTCGATCTTCAACTACCCCACGCTGACCTGGGCGGACGTCGGCGCGATCGGCTGGCTGGTGGACGGCGCGGCGATCACCAACCAGGTCCCCCTGTGCCGCTGCTCCTACGGCCCGTACGCGCGCGCGATGGTCCGCGTGTGCAAGGAGGAGTCCTTCCACCAGCGCCAGGGGTACGAACTGCTGCTCGCCCTCAGCCAGGGCACCGAGGCGCAGCACGCGATGGCGCAGGACGCCGTCGACCGCTGGTGGTGGCCGTCGCTCATGATGTTCGGCCCGCCCGACGACGAGTCCGCGCACTCCGCGCAGTCGACGGCCTGGAAGATCAAGCGCCACTCCAACGACGAACTGCGCCGGCGCTTCGTCGACATCTGCGTCCCCCAGGCGGAGTCGCTCGGCCTCACCCTCCCGGACCCGGACCTGAAGTGGAACGAGGAGCGCGGGCACCACGACTTCGGCCCGATCGACTGGACCGAGTTCAAGGAAGTCCTCAAGGGCAACGGCCCCTGCAACGAACAGCGCATCACCCAACGCAGGCGCGCCCATGACGAAGGCGCATGG